The sequence below is a genomic window from Oreochromis aureus strain Israel breed Guangdong linkage group 12, ZZ_aureus, whole genome shotgun sequence.
gtttcagGCTAGACTCTGAATCCAAGAAGAAAATGTGAATTTCTATGTATGTAGATCACAGATTTGCAATTTTCACCTATTTATCACTATTCACTGCTGTATTATCACAGACACACCATGTAATAGGCAACTTAATCTCATTTAATTGCAAATTAATAGCAGACTGACACTGATTTCAAAGATAACGAGTTTGCAAATTCATGGCATTTGGTCGCAATAACTTTTGTCTCCAGCCacagttttcctgtttttactggcagaaacactgtaagTAACTGCTGTGTAGATATACTTTAGCAAGCACTGATTAAACTTACAGAATCATTTGAATTAAGGGTTTTTCATTGTTCTACACTGCTCCAAGGCCCCATTTTAACTGTTGTCATATGCATGCGAATTTCTCCATCTATTCTGAAAGCATTGGACCGAAATTTACTGTTTTAACCATACCTTTAATTTCTTGTAAGATGATCTATAATGTTATAGAATCACAATAATATACTTTACATATAGATTACCATTCCGAATTATTACATAGTGAAATGAAGAGTGAACAGGTTTTTCTAAAAAGGAGTCAAGCAATTTGCCATTATTGCTGATAATGAACTTACAAAAGATGAATGACTTAGTCATTTTGATCATTTATACTGCtcaaaaagacaaagacaggaaGCCAATTAATCATGTCAGTGGCAATTTTTAAGTAGCCCATCTTACCCGGTCTTATTCTTGTCCAGCAGGCTAGGGGCCATTGCTCTGATGTAGGCACAGGTACAGATCAGGAGGAGAATCACAGTTAGTAGTGACTGGAAGTTGAAAATGGCTGACTGCAAGATAAAAGAGAATGACACATTTAGTACAGACATAATACAATATGTCATAACGATTAAAAAAAGTGAGCTTGTGACAGTTTTCTGTAACACTAATCTTCAGCTACGTGGAGTGAAGATAGCTGTTGTGCCAGCTGTTCACTTTGGTGCTGACTGACTGTGCAGAACGCTTTAGAGTTATTATATTGTCAAAAACTCAacttaaaatctgtttttcctAATCTCCTATTCAGAATTACACAGTGAAAGTGCATATGtagatttatttacaaaatcaACTACGTGCCTAGAAGGTATTAAGACCTCCCTCACAATCAATATCTTATACTCTGATTTACCAAAATGAAGACCAAAGTCCAAATGCACTCAGTTAGTCCTTATCATCCAAAGGTGTAACACGTAAGATTTTCACTTCAAAACTgttttagacattaaaaagatGAATAATAAAACTAGAAACAGACATGCCACTTATGTGAATAATTAACTGTTGCAATAAAGCAATAGCTACTACAGTGTTCTACCACACATATAGATTGAACAATCGGTGAATATACCGAGCCCACAGTCCAACATGAGATGGGTAAACAAAATTAGCTTCTCAGAGACTGTATttttctcacacacaacctgtgaGCCAACCCACTTCTTCTTGTTGATCACACTTTTGGTCAAACATGTTGAAGAATTGGCAGTCAATGCATGAAACCTTGTAGACCACACAGACAGTGGACAGCTGTGGACACCAGGGACACATGAGTGCTCTTATCCTACCATTTTTTAGTCTGCTTTCAGGGAGCATTTACATTTGGTACATTGTAGAGATAGTTGAAAAATCCACACTGTCACAATAAATTGAAAGGCACTCAGATGTCTGCACAGATTGTTGCACCGATGTAAGAATTTAAAGACAGTTATGAATGAAATTTAGTTTCAGATACTAAGTGATTCTATTTGCTACTGGAAAAGAGCCTTTAGCCCTTCTATAGCACACGGTACCTCTAaagcaacattttaaacaattaaattaaaaaaacaaacaaaacaacaacaacaattaaaTGGCGCCCTGGCACCAGGAGGCCAGGAGGCCAGTCTTTCACAAGGTGAATGGCAATATTTACCATGTGCACCTCATTTTACAATGCATGTCCGCTTATGATCAAATCAAATGTAAATCTATAGGAAGGGCTTTGTAATTAATTTATAACTGTCTTAATCTTATGGCCCTCCAAAGCAACCAAGGGATTCTGCAATACATTCTAATCCAACTCCATTGCTCTAGTAGTGAGCATGATGAGTTTACAAGTACATTTAACTACTAACATAGGATTTAAACAGGGGGTTTTAAAGTCTATACCTGAAAGTAATTTCCAGATTATGAACTGCTTCTATTGCTGAATTAATAATATCCCTCAATAGCTCAAATTGTAATGTTGCTACAGAAAATAAGCATCATTTTACAACGACTTAATTGGTGTCGTACACATACTGCTgaacttttaaaaatgaaatgttatATAATTTACCTCGTTCCCTGGTTCTGTTGGTTTATCATTTCATcattattcatcatttatttagtGTAAACAGGCCGTCTTAATACAAGCTCGTATTTAAAATTCTACTTTACGGAAACCTTGtggaaataatttatttctttggTTACATATTcatttacatgttttatttcGAAATATCAGTGCAGCCTCATAAAGAACCCCGTAATATAGCGGACCCACGCATGCAGGCAGTAGTCCCTGTTCCTTGTCTTGCTACGTGGCACACACCTCAAAACACTACGATGCTGGCACTCGTCGTATTTAAAAATCAGAGATAACTTGACCTGTCTGGCAAACGACTCGTAATGACACATAAGTGCTCCCACTCgctaaaataaaagtataatagcatgaACGGAAACGTGACATTATGGCTAGATTTGCTAAACTTTTAGCCTAACTCAGCTAACCACTAGTAGCTCGGTAGTCTAACATTTACTGTATGTCCTACAAGCACAAGCTGCCATCACAGTTTATCGCTGATGCAGGTCATATATGCAATACTTGCGATAAATAACGCTTAAACGTCGCTGCAAAAGAGCAAAATGATCTGTTTTATCAAAACAAACTTACCATTTTTGTTAATGGGAATCAAAGCCACATCACACTTCCGCCTCCCTGGAACTTACGTAACGAAAGCGAAGCACGGTTTGCGTGACGAAACGACGCACTGCGCTGTCGTTGATTGGCTGAAGGCACAAGAGTTGAAGGTTGAAACTACTGTTGAAGCTGTTAAGAGTGAGTGCGCCAATGATATCAATTTCATAAAATAATTGCTTCATTTTCACATCGCAGTTATTGGTCCACATAGTGCTAAGTTCTCTGAGAAGAATTTGTACTTAAGGCGCCAAAACGTGAGGAAATTGAGCCATACTGAGAAAATACGGGTCGTCTATAACACGCTAATGACTCGGCGCCTTGCCATAGCTCCTATATCACTGTGCTTTGTTCCGTAATAACACATGATGCGTAATAACGCAGATAAAGTTATTTGAAGTCTAGGACGTCGGCACTTGCAGAGCCAGCTCGTTGTTAATGTTAAAATCTATTCTGAATATATAACggaaaaaatagaaatgaacATTTGCATTACAGAGTAATTGGTACTCCCGAGACTATCATGGCACCAAAATTGTGTCGTTATTTAGAAATATTTAGATATTATATTCTCAAACTTGAGTACTAGCTTGAAAATGCTTGAGAGTTGTTCAAGTCTGTAGACAGTCTACGCCGTACAGTGTAGACTGTCTACAGACAAATGTGTTAAAACTATACTTTGCTAATTGGTATCATTAGTGGGGtgcttgtctttgtttttaaactttaatgcgCAAAAATGACATTATACAGCTCATATTTCTCTTTTGGTGTTGTAAGAGAGAAATTTTTGTGGTCCACTTTTCTCTCAAAGTTTTCACAATGATGTTCCCTCCCTCTCTAACCAGCCATGGCAGCATCTTGATTGCATTCAAACAGTGTTTCATAAATTCCCCCCAGACATTTCCCTCCTCAGCACTCCTAGAAATTAGAAGAATAAATTTGTTTGCTCATTGTCTTAGACTGCTAATTATTTAGCTGTCTAAGACAATGTCTGCCTTCAGATGTGTTCCTAAGACAAAGAGATGGGCTGGGCTTACATGTAGGCTTACATTCCTCTTAATGTGGtcaaatttatttttcttttttatagttTACAGTGATCCATTTTGGCTACAGTACAATACATGCACATTTGATTACTGCAGTTAAATCAAGACTTGGTGTGGCCTTCTGTTTGTGAGATCTAAAATCCGGCCATATTTACATTTGCAAGAGTGAAACAGTCCtcaagctttattttttttaaagatgtttttgaCTTTTGGTTGTTTTGAAAAGGGATACTGGAAGTGTTACAGCAAGCTGACATCAGCTTGTTTGATGTCTGCTCTGACCTGATCTGGCTAATTTCACCAGAATACAAAATACCTTTCTTTTCCAAACCCCTTGTGTTGAGGTTTCTGTTATAAAACAAGTGGTTTGCTGTAATAGTACTTATTTTTTCTGTAACCATATTATTAAGTTAGcagaaaatgaacaaaagaaaatctgaaaaacTCCACTGCACGCATTTTCTGTGATAATGGAGGCTGGCTTGCTTGAACATATAATGTCTGCCTACAGTAGTGGTTTCTGTTATGAAGAATCTGTTATGCCTTCATTATTCTTCCAATGGTTTTAGTGTCATCAAAACCAGCAGTAGGAGTACAGTTGTTAGTCCAGGTTCTGTCACGTGAGTATGTTCATTCTAAAGAGAAGTAAATGCATTAACATCCATTATGGCCCTAGTCACTATTCTTTAGTGGATCAGTGATATTTTAGtttcttctgtctcttcatTTTAGCTTGAACTGGCTGATTGATGTAGAGATGAGTGCTCCATTGGCACTATAACCTATTGCTGCAGGACTCCTTTTTATTCTTGTTAGTGAAGAAATAGTTGTTCTTTATGATTCTTTGGGGTTAGGATTATTTTCATAGTGCAAAATGAATTAGAGATTAGTAGAGTTATAGGTATAGGCAAACTATTGTACCGTACTGAATAGAGATGGGACTCACCAGACACACTGCAATATGATATTTTCACAACACTTCACTCACGATATACTATTGcaattttaaaaattttgcaatATGCTGAGTATTGCAATAACATATATTGCGATcccctttttaaaactgctaatTATGTACTCATTCTTTtaactaataaaataaagttattaGTTCAGTTATTTTTCTGCTGCAAAATGAGATTGTCAAACATACAAACACTGTCACTGCCATAAATTATGCCATAAGACAGAAGCAGTCTGCTAGTTGAATGGAGTCAAGTTGGCAgttacatgcaatctgtttctgataatacagcaattaactgctttaagttgtcaaaaatcacaaatctgttgctgtctatatagacagaaattcacatttaacTATTACATTTGCCCTCAGTAACCTACCTGTGCTACAGGAATATAATCAGAATACAACCAGCTGGCAGCCAGTTGAGTTGAGTCCCCTTGAGTTGTGCTCACTGACAAAGATTAATTCAGACTTAtggcaatctgtctgcatttatacaTTATACAGCAATAACTTGCAAACCTTCAACAATCTCTCTGAAAGTGATTGCAGTCAGTCCAAGTCAGACTGTGACTGCAGAAAGTTTGCCTCCTATCAGGCGATAGGAGTACTGTAGGTACTCATTATTTTTTGACCAATATCAACTTATTTTCCTACCCAGTGGTGAAAAGAAAGCTTTCCATCTATAATCTATAATAAAGTTCGGAATACGTTTCTGCATGTAAGTGAAGGCGTGTCATGTTGTGCAACATGTCCTACTTTTTTGTTTCCCATTACCGCTACATCACATTTTCCCCTTCAGACAGCAGTAATATATGTTCGAAGCATCTTGTTAAATTACAGTGCTTTTTTAAACCCTGGTTTTAATGCCGAGGCATCTATCAGCTAGCTTATGGGGACATTTCACAAAGTCTGCCTCTGACATGATCAGGGTGTAGCCCAGTTCAGACAGATGTTTTAGCTTTAAGGCCTTGATTTACTAtagtaaatattatattttctgtAACTGTGCCCAGTGGCTGAAGCCAATACCTGGAAAGAATAACGAACAAAAGGCCCCAGCCCTGCTTACTGTTGTTTAGGGCAGCATTGCTTTAATCCCTAACTGTTCATAAAAGCAGTGGATTTACCAAAGAGTTGTCCTTTTCGTCTTGAGCTTATTGTGTTGGAGAAAACAGGAGAAGTCCAGTGAAAGTACAGTGACAGGATGGGTCTAATTGTCAAGGCTCACAAAGGAGAGAGTCAGCTATCTTGGCTTTTTCTTTACTCCTTGTGAACTCCTTGTTTAAGGCACAAGATGCATAATTACAGGCCCTCTTTGTGACTCATTGGCCTGGTACTTCCTCTAAACAGAATTAAGTCTTGCAGTTTGCGAATGAGGCAATCCAGAAGAAATGACAATGAAAAGGTTGAGCAAAAAATTACAGAAGGAGTAGAAAAAGAACGTAAAAGCTATGTGTCGAATCTCTAGAGTAGTTTTAGTTGATGATTTAAGCAATTCAGATGATTGCCTCTGCTGGCTGTGTTACTGAACAGATGCTGAACAGTGAGAAATCAGTATTGGCTTTGATGGTTCTGAGTAGCTCTCCATTCCTCACAGACAGTGCTGTTTATTTAATTGAAGTCCTTCTGTCATTACCACAGGGTCAGCGTCCCTGAACAACAGATGTTACAGTAACTAATGAGTAGCCGGGCTCACTTTATGAGGTTAAAGTTGATGCCTTCAGCTCCCTCGTCTTGGTTGGCCCCTTTGCCTAGCCACACCCCTTCGTAAGGCACAAAGGGTCAACTTTAATCTTTTTGCACAGTTccttgtgcatgcatgtgtgtttgtgtgtgtgaataggGTGTGTGCGTACCCCTGTGTCAGATCATGTCTCATTTTGAATAACCTTGACCACCTGCTCTGTCAGCATATATGGGGGGGGATACATGTCACATCATAACTTAAAGCACAACGTCCAAAGgcactcattttcattttttcagacATGTTCAGCTTGGCTAACTGCCAATTAAGCTATCTTGTTTTTTCCTCCGTCTCCACTCACTTTGCCCTGTATTTAAGCAGGGAAGCTGTCCAACTCACCTCTCACTCGATGTGGAAGCAGTAATCATACGTTCTGACCTAGATATGCATAATCAAGTAAAAGTTTACTAGCAATCAAagacacccccacccccccttttttttaggGATAATTACGTTAAAGTTATTGTAATCATTAGACCAACTTTTTTCACAACTAATAACAGGCTGTTTCTGGCATTAGTAGGATAGTTTAAGCTCCcattaagaaatacagaactGTGCAAAAGCGTCCCTTATTTCATATTGTGCTTAGAAAGTGGGAAATGGATgtagtgatttattgaaacattagCAAACACACATGAATTACagcataaaaagcaaaaacaactgTAACAAGCTTAAAAGTAACTCTTTGGTACAACcagctttattcttcaacacagcctgagctCTCTTAGCTAAACTTGGTACTGTAtgttggatcaaaatctgactttTTTGCATTCATAATTACATCCATTTTGTCAAGATCTCCAACACTACTGGCTGAAATGAAGACCCAAACCGTGAAAGAGCCTAGACTGTGTTGTACTGATGGATATAGACACTCACTGCTGTACCTCTTTCCTGACCTCCTTCGTacaaactgatgatgatgatttgaaccaaaattttcagtttttgcatCATTGTTTATAAGACCttttgccactgattttcagtccagttcttgtgtaatttggcatatctcagcatttTCTtactgtttcccttccttaagtaTAACTTCTTGAAAGCTGTCCTTGAGACTTGAGGCCGTTTCAATAGTAGATGAATCAagtgaagggccagatgcatctctttgctgattttttccccATATTTTTTATGGATATTCTGTTGAAGATAGTTTTTTTCCCTtgtagctctttgggaatcacttttttttttctggtataaaaaatattattttatgcctgtcgtctttgacattttctgtaaattcatCTAAGTTTTGCAACACATTACGAGTACCAAAATACCCAAACATGCAATTTAAAATCACTTCTTTCCTAACTTGCATATTATGTGTAGAGTTGGCATAtaaagactggactgaaaatgagtgaaaaagcagccaatgtcaaTGTCTGGCTAGATGCATTTGCACGCTACTGTATAAATTTGATAATGTACTAATTGTATAAAACCAGTGAAACAACTGGTTTGTTTCAGTAATATTCCTCTATTTATCTTTAACAGCA
It includes:
- the tmem167a gene encoding protein kish-A — translated: MSAIFNFQSLLTVILLLICTCAYIRAMAPSLLDKNKTGLLGIFWKCARIGERKSPWVACCCVIMAFSILFLQ